The DNA window TGTTCCGTCCGGGCATGCAGCCATGAGTCCTACCATAACAGGGATATTGTCCTGAAGGTGGGCATTACGCATCAGGATGTAATTTTTATCATCAAAAGAATAAAAGATTTCTACAGCATCCAGTCTTCTTACTGCTTTTATCCAGACTGCTGATGGTGTTTTGTCTAAAGTGATCACACTCCAGTCACTGGTTGTATGAGTTACCACAGTACTTAAATTATATTTTCCGTCTACAAATTCAATTCCCGCTTTGATATAGTTTTCTTTATCTATTCTAAGCATCAGGCCCATCTGATCAAACCTTGCTTTATAATTTCCGCTGATCTTTACCTTAGCCTCAAATTCTCCACCATAGG is part of the Chryseobacterium paludis genome and encodes:
- a CDS encoding DUF1349 domain-containing protein — encoded protein: MKRIILSFCAVLLINKSFAQTLEKMTWFNEPEKWEVKNNTLSMFVTPQSDYWRISHYGFTVDDAPFYYTTYGGEFEAKVKISGNYKARFDQMGLMLRIDKENYIKAGIEFVDGKYNLSTVVTHTTSDWSVITLDKTPSAVWIKAVRRLDAVEIFYSFDDKNYILMRNAHLQDNIPVMVGLMAACPDGTGFNATFENFKVKHLPDERRLKWLENNK